One stretch of Pirellulales bacterium DNA includes these proteins:
- a CDS encoding NADPH-dependent assimilatory sulfite reductase hemoprotein subunit → MSDEEPSGSALSPVEKTKQASNYLRGTIREELQGETSAFNKDNATLLKFHGTYQQDDRDVRSEKTAAAGKKREKEYSFMVRVRIPGGQLTADQFLAQLDVGDQLGNANIRLTTRQAIQFHGVVKQNLWPVIHRINEIELSTLAACGDVVRNIMCCPAPINGDPVHGQMKAMCDRLVQHLAPRTPAYHEIWVAEPGAEPQLVNGAAAHGAAGEEIEPIYGRTYLPRKFKIAVGLPGDNCVDIYSQDLGFMAICEDYNVVGYNVLVGGGFGMTPSAKKTFPAIAKRLTYVRPDQVLDVAEAIIKVQRDHGNRSDRKVARLKYLIHNWGLERFKEAVEQAFGQKLPEPHPDDVRGFDDHLGWHEQGDGRWFYGLNVENGRVKDEGNFRLKTALRVLLQELQPGVRLTTHQSLLFTDLAEDQRSGLEQILREHGVKLSHEISQVRRWSMACVAWPTCSLAITESERALPGVIDRLETEVARLGLSSEAFTVRMTGCPNGCARPFNSDVGLVGKAVGKYTVYLGGRLLGNRLNTLYKDLVPLEEIVPTLVPALAFFKQQRINGETFGDFCDRQGVEAIRAFAEQFAAVQAG, encoded by the coding sequence ATGTCCGACGAAGAACCGTCCGGCTCGGCGCTGAGCCCTGTCGAGAAAACCAAGCAGGCCAGCAACTATCTGCGCGGCACGATCCGCGAGGAGTTGCAAGGCGAGACGTCGGCGTTCAACAAGGACAACGCCACACTGCTGAAGTTCCACGGCACTTATCAGCAAGACGATCGCGATGTCCGCAGCGAGAAGACGGCCGCGGCCGGCAAGAAGCGCGAAAAGGAATACAGCTTCATGGTCCGCGTCCGCATTCCAGGCGGACAGCTCACGGCCGACCAGTTCCTGGCGCAGCTCGACGTCGGCGACCAGTTGGGCAACGCGAACATCCGTCTGACCACGCGCCAGGCGATCCAGTTTCATGGAGTGGTCAAACAAAACCTCTGGCCGGTGATTCACCGGATCAACGAGATCGAGCTGTCAACCTTGGCGGCCTGCGGCGACGTCGTGCGCAACATCATGTGCTGCCCCGCGCCGATCAACGGCGACCCGGTGCACGGCCAGATGAAGGCGATGTGCGACCGGCTCGTCCAACACCTGGCCCCGCGCACGCCGGCTTACCACGAAATCTGGGTCGCTGAACCAGGCGCCGAGCCGCAATTGGTCAACGGCGCCGCGGCGCATGGCGCCGCCGGCGAGGAAATCGAGCCGATCTATGGCCGCACCTATTTGCCGCGCAAGTTCAAGATCGCCGTCGGCCTGCCGGGCGACAATTGCGTCGACATCTATTCGCAAGACCTGGGCTTCATGGCCATCTGCGAGGATTACAACGTCGTCGGCTACAACGTGCTGGTCGGCGGCGGCTTCGGCATGACCCCCAGCGCGAAGAAGACCTTCCCGGCCATCGCCAAGCGGCTCACCTATGTAAGACCCGACCAGGTGCTCGACGTGGCCGAGGCGATCATCAAGGTCCAGCGCGACCACGGCAATCGCAGCGACCGCAAGGTGGCCCGGCTCAAGTACCTGATTCACAACTGGGGCCTGGAACGGTTCAAGGAAGCGGTCGAGCAAGCTTTCGGCCAGAAGCTGCCGGAGCCGCACCCCGACGACGTACGCGGCTTCGACGATCACCTGGGCTGGCACGAACAGGGCGACGGCCGCTGGTTCTACGGGCTGAACGTGGAAAACGGCCGCGTGAAAGACGAAGGCAACTTCCGCCTGAAGACGGCGCTGCGGGTGCTCCTGCAAGAGCTGCAGCCCGGCGTCCGGTTGACCACTCATCAGAGCTTGTTGTTCACCGACCTGGCGGAAGATCAGCGCTCGGGGCTCGAGCAGATTCTGCGCGAGCATGGCGTCAAGCTCTCGCACGAGATCTCGCAGGTGCGCCGCTGGTCGATGGCCTGTGTCGCCTGGCCGACCTGCAGCCTGGCGATCACCGAGAGCGAACGGGCCCTACCCGGCGTGATCGATCGGCTCGAGACCGAAGTGGCCCGGCTGGGCCTGTCGAGCGAAGCGTTTACGGTTCGGATGACGGGCTGCCCCAACGGCTGCGCGCGGCCGTTCAACTCGGACGTTGGCCTGGTTGGCAAGGCGGTCGGCAAATACACCGTTTATCTGGGTGGCCGGCTGCTCGGCAACCGGCTGAACACCTTGTACAAGGACCTGGTACCGCTCGAGGAAATCGTGCCGACGCTGGTACCGGCCCTGGCCTTCTTCAAGCAGCAGCGGATCAACGGCGAGACATTCGGCGATTTCTGCGACCGTCAAGGCGTCGAAGCGATACGCGCCTTTGCCGAGCAGTTCGCAGCGGTGCAAGCCGGTTGA
- a CDS encoding M20/M25/M40 family metallo-hydrolase, whose amino-acid sequence MDNSTQRAWVEAIGRAVDRRRLVDTALALCDIYSPTGRAAGVLDCLGTLLASEGFTVERPRGGYDPAPAVAVRWPGAASGPVLQFDGHLDTVHLPFVAPRVTAARLTGSGSADMKAGVAAAVEALRVVRELNLAQQGSVLLTAHDLHEAPWGDGSQLEGLIREGYVGHAALIPEYLTDVLAATGRGQAVLQVRVSRSGAPVHEVMRPRDEPHVISAGAELVRRLDRWNEELAGHSDPHAGSESVFVGQLHAGEIYNQFPQELWLEGTRRWLPGRDRRAVEAEYRRLLDETSQATGASIVGEFRLVRDAFRLPEDDLLVTAFDTARALRGESRLPRGGKPFVDDGNTFWAEAAIAAITHGPHGGGAHTLEEWVSIDDLVRVAETYALIAALYTAQGAGA is encoded by the coding sequence GTGGACAACTCCACACAACGCGCCTGGGTCGAGGCGATCGGCCGCGCGGTCGATCGGCGCCGGCTCGTCGACACGGCCCTGGCGTTGTGTGACATCTACAGTCCGACGGGCCGCGCTGCCGGTGTGCTCGACTGCCTCGGCACGCTGTTGGCGTCCGAGGGTTTCACCGTCGAGCGCCCCCGAGGCGGCTACGATCCCGCGCCGGCCGTTGCCGTCCGCTGGCCCGGCGCCGCCTCCGGCCCGGTGCTGCAATTCGACGGCCACCTCGATACGGTCCATCTGCCGTTCGTCGCGCCGCGCGTCACCGCCGCGCGGCTCACCGGGTCGGGCAGCGCCGACATGAAGGCGGGCGTAGCAGCGGCGGTCGAGGCCCTGCGCGTGGTGCGCGAGCTGAACCTGGCTCAACAGGGATCGGTACTGCTCACCGCGCATGACTTGCACGAGGCCCCCTGGGGTGACGGCTCGCAGCTCGAAGGCTTGATCCGCGAGGGATACGTCGGGCACGCCGCGCTCATTCCCGAGTATCTGACCGACGTGCTGGCCGCGACCGGTCGCGGCCAGGCAGTGCTGCAGGTCCGCGTAAGCCGCAGCGGCGCGCCCGTCCACGAGGTCATGCGCCCGCGCGACGAGCCGCACGTGATCAGTGCGGGCGCCGAACTGGTGCGCCGCTTGGACCGTTGGAACGAAGAGCTCGCCGGTCATAGCGATCCGCACGCCGGCAGCGAGAGCGTGTTCGTCGGCCAGCTCCATGCCGGCGAGATTTACAACCAGTTTCCGCAGGAGCTCTGGCTCGAAGGCACGCGGCGCTGGCTGCCCGGCCGCGATCGCCGGGCGGTCGAGGCGGAGTATCGCCGCCTGCTCGACGAGACGTCTCAGGCCACGGGCGCGTCGATCGTCGGTGAGTTTCGCCTGGTGCGCGACGCGTTCCGGCTGCCCGAGGACGACCTCCTGGTGACGGCCTTCGACACGGCCCGCGCGCTGCGTGGCGAGTCGCGGCTGCCCCGCGGCGGCAAGCCGTTTGTCGACGACGGGAACACATTTTGGGCCGAGGCCGCGATCGCGGCGATCACGCACGGCCCGCACGGTGGCGGCGCGCACACGCTCGAAGAGTGGGTCTCGATCGACGACCTGGTGCGCGTGGCCGAGACCTATGCCCTGATCGCGGCGTTGTACACCGCACAAGGCGCCGGCGCCTGA
- a CDS encoding phosphatidylglycerophosphatase A: protein MGQSRSHKPPLGEFMRGGWVVFLATGAWVGRLPAPGTWGALWGVVLAWAVQQVASPWVQVLLIAAIFAAGVPLCTAAARRLGGEKDPGSIVFDEIASLPVTFFLVPMDNWVVAALGFGLHRLFDISKPPPTRRLEHLPDGLGIMADDLMAGVYSNLALRCALSLLAGAGWL, encoded by the coding sequence ATGGGCCAATCGAGATCGCACAAGCCGCCCTTGGGTGAGTTCATGCGGGGTGGGTGGGTCGTCTTTTTGGCCACCGGGGCCTGGGTTGGGAGACTGCCGGCGCCCGGCACCTGGGGTGCTCTCTGGGGTGTCGTGCTGGCATGGGCCGTCCAGCAGGTGGCGTCGCCTTGGGTGCAAGTGCTCCTGATCGCCGCCATTTTTGCGGCCGGAGTTCCACTGTGCACGGCCGCGGCGCGGCGCCTCGGGGGCGAAAAAGATCCCGGATCGATCGTCTTCGACGAGATCGCCAGTCTGCCGGTGACCTTCTTCCTGGTGCCCATGGACAACTGGGTCGTGGCCGCCTTAGGTTTCGGGCTGCATCGGCTGTTCGACATCAGCAAGCCTCCGCCGACGCGTCGGCTCGAGCACCTGCCCGACGGTTTGGGCATCATGGCGGACGACCTGATGGCGGGCGTGTACTCGAACCTGGCGCTGCGTTGCGCGCTGAGCCTGCTGGCCGGAGCCGGTTGGTTGTAG
- a CDS encoding PQQ-binding-like beta-propeller repeat protein, translated as MNTTFRLVLLSTLAAAAGIALGVSHALEAAAPAKPSTAIKMIEQPKQSWPAPAGIGPGDWGQWGGSTIRNNTPEGQNIPTEWEPGEFDEDTGEWKKETSKNIKWVAKLGSQSYGNPVVANGQCYVGSNNGAGWLKRYPAEVDLGCLLAFKDADGSFLWQHSSEKLPTGRVHDWPLQGICCAPLVEGDRLWFVTSRGEVVCLDTAGFYDDENDGPFKSEKVTAKDEADAVWYFDMMKELGVSQHNMCSCSVTSAGDLLFVCTSNGVDESHVNIPAPAAPSFLCMDKHTGKVLWQDNSPGINVHHGQWSSPTYAVLGGVPQVLFPGGDGWLYSFQGEATPDGKPKLLWKFDSNPKEAKLILGGRGTRNDLIGTPVVYNGLVYVAVGQDPEHGEGEGHLWCIDPNKRGDVSPELAFNVKDLKHPIPYNRIQAVVKENGEVARPNPNSALIWHYASFDLDADGKTGFEESMHRTCGTVTIKDDILYLADFSGLFHCLDAKTGKLNWTYDMLAASWGSALVVDGKVYIGDEDGDVAVFKHSADKEAAEPMTEINMGNAVYSTPVVANNILYIANKTHLFAIQNTDGAVADAP; from the coding sequence ATGAATACGACGTTTCGCCTGGTCCTGTTGAGCACGCTCGCGGCCGCCGCGGGCATTGCGCTCGGCGTCAGCCACGCGCTCGAGGCCGCGGCCCCGGCCAAGCCCTCGACGGCGATCAAGATGATCGAGCAACCCAAGCAGTCCTGGCCGGCCCCGGCGGGCATCGGCCCTGGCGATTGGGGTCAATGGGGCGGCTCGACCATCCGCAACAACACGCCCGAGGGCCAGAACATTCCCACTGAATGGGAACCCGGTGAGTTCGACGAAGACACCGGCGAGTGGAAGAAAGAAACCAGCAAGAACATCAAGTGGGTCGCCAAGCTCGGCTCGCAAAGCTACGGCAACCCGGTCGTCGCCAACGGCCAATGCTACGTCGGTTCGAACAACGGCGCCGGCTGGCTGAAGCGCTACCCGGCCGAAGTCGACTTGGGCTGCCTGCTGGCGTTCAAAGACGCGGACGGCAGCTTCCTCTGGCAACACTCGAGCGAGAAGCTGCCGACGGGGCGCGTGCACGACTGGCCGCTGCAAGGCATCTGCTGCGCGCCGCTGGTCGAGGGCGACCGCCTGTGGTTCGTCACCAGCCGCGGCGAAGTCGTCTGTCTCGACACGGCCGGTTTCTACGACGACGAGAACGATGGCCCCTTCAAGTCGGAGAAGGTGACTGCCAAGGACGAGGCCGATGCGGTCTGGTACTTCGACATGATGAAGGAATTGGGCGTCAGCCAGCACAACATGTGCAGTTGCTCGGTCACCTCGGCCGGCGACCTGCTGTTCGTCTGCACGTCGAACGGCGTCGACGAATCGCACGTCAACATTCCCGCGCCCGCCGCGCCGAGCTTCCTTTGCATGGACAAGCACACCGGCAAGGTGCTCTGGCAGGACAACTCGCCGGGCATCAACGTCCATCACGGTCAATGGTCGTCGCCGACGTATGCCGTGCTGGGCGGCGTGCCGCAGGTGTTGTTCCCCGGCGGCGACGGCTGGCTCTACAGCTTCCAGGGTGAGGCCACGCCGGACGGCAAGCCGAAGCTGCTCTGGAAGTTCGACAGCAATCCCAAGGAAGCCAAGCTGATTCTCGGCGGTCGTGGCACGCGGAACGACCTGATCGGCACGCCGGTCGTCTACAACGGCCTGGTCTATGTGGCCGTCGGTCAGGATCCGGAGCACGGCGAGGGCGAAGGTCACCTCTGGTGCATCGACCCCAACAAGCGCGGCGACGTGAGCCCCGAACTGGCGTTCAACGTCAAGGACCTGAAACACCCGATTCCTTACAATCGCATCCAGGCGGTCGTGAAGGAAAACGGCGAAGTGGCCCGCCCAAATCCCAATTCGGCCCTGATCTGGCACTATGCGAGCTTCGACCTCGACGCGGACGGCAAGACGGGCTTCGAAGAAAGCATGCATCGCACCTGCGGCACGGTGACCATCAAGGACGACATTCTCTACCTGGCCGACTTCAGCGGATTGTTCCACTGTCTCGACGCCAAGACCGGCAAGTTGAACTGGACCTATGACATGCTCGCGGCGAGCTGGGGGTCGGCCCTGGTCGTCGACGGCAAGGTCTACATCGGCGACGAGGATGGCGACGTGGCCGTGTTCAAGCACTCGGCCGACAAGGAAGCCGCCGAACCGATGACCGAGATCAACATGGGCAACGCCGTGTACAGCACGCCGGTCGTGGCCAACAACATCTTGTACATTGCCAACAAGACGCACCTGTTCGCCATCCAGAACACCGACGGCGCCGTGGCCGACGCGCCGTAA
- the folD gene encoding bifunctional methylenetetrahydrofolate dehydrogenase/methenyltetrahydrofolate cyclohydrolase FolD, with the protein MTARLLDGKALAQEIQAEIARDAADFTQATGVQPCLAAVLVGDDPASEVYVRNKRLACERSNLASQLFRLPGSTTQAELLELVARLNADSQVHGILVQLPLPRGIDATAVLDAIDPLKDVDAFHPDNVGRLMQGRPRYLPCTPHGIQQLLTRNGIEVAGQHVVVVGRSDIVGKPMGMMLVQRGHDATVTICHSRTRDLPAVTRTADILIVAIGQARFVTANMVRPGATVIDVGMNRADGKLCGDVDFDAVRSVAGAITPVPGGVGPLTVTMLLANTLVAARKLQV; encoded by the coding sequence ATGACGGCGCGACTTCTCGACGGCAAGGCCTTGGCCCAGGAAATCCAGGCGGAAATTGCCCGCGATGCCGCGGATTTTACGCAGGCCACCGGCGTGCAGCCGTGCCTCGCGGCGGTGCTGGTGGGCGACGACCCGGCCAGCGAGGTCTATGTGCGCAACAAGCGCCTGGCCTGCGAGCGGTCCAACCTGGCGAGCCAGCTCTTTCGACTGCCGGGCAGCACGACGCAGGCCGAGTTGCTCGAACTGGTCGCGCGGCTGAACGCCGACTCGCAAGTGCACGGCATCCTTGTGCAGTTGCCGCTCCCGCGAGGCATCGATGCGACGGCCGTGCTCGACGCAATCGATCCGCTCAAGGATGTCGATGCGTTTCATCCGGACAACGTCGGGCGGTTGATGCAGGGTCGCCCGCGCTATTTGCCGTGCACGCCGCACGGCATTCAACAGTTGCTGACCCGCAACGGCATCGAAGTCGCGGGCCAGCACGTCGTCGTCGTGGGGCGCAGCGACATCGTCGGCAAACCGATGGGCATGATGCTCGTACAGCGCGGGCACGACGCGACGGTCACCATTTGCCACAGCCGCACGCGCGACCTACCGGCCGTCACACGCACGGCCGACATTCTGATCGTCGCGATCGGTCAGGCGCGGTTCGTCACGGCCAACATGGTCCGGCCCGGCGCCACGGTGATCGACGTGGGCATGAACCGCGCCGACGGCAAACTATGCGGCGACGTCGATTTTGATGCGGTGCGGTCCGTGGCCGGCGCGATCACGCCGGTGCCGGGCGGCGTGGGCCCGCTGACAGTCACGATGCTGTTGGCAAACACGCTCGTGGCCGCGCGAAAACTGCAGGTGTGA
- a CDS encoding SRPBCC family protein yields the protein MKNAWKWLVGALVVLVGAALLVPALLPSRVHVERSTVISKPPAEVFAVVSDLNRYAEWDPFSRTDPTSKSTVTGAGQEAVYTWQGEQTGRGQMQIAGLDPPRRVDFALETFEPMAAKFQASYLLEPAGAGTKMSWTYDGEMDYFGRYFGLMMDGMLGPLFEQGLDNIKTLLEKP from the coding sequence ATGAAAAACGCGTGGAAATGGCTCGTTGGTGCGTTGGTCGTGCTCGTGGGCGCGGCACTGCTCGTGCCGGCGCTGCTGCCCAGTCGAGTACACGTAGAGCGATCGACCGTGATCAGCAAGCCTCCGGCCGAGGTGTTCGCCGTCGTCTCGGACTTGAACCGCTATGCCGAGTGGGATCCCTTCTCGCGGACCGATCCGACTTCCAAGAGCACGGTGACCGGCGCCGGCCAGGAGGCCGTCTATACGTGGCAAGGCGAACAGACGGGGCGCGGCCAGATGCAGATTGCCGGGCTCGATCCGCCTCGGCGGGTCGATTTTGCCCTTGAGACGTTCGAGCCGATGGCCGCGAAGTTTCAGGCCTCTTACTTGCTCGAACCGGCCGGCGCAGGAACGAAGATGAGCTGGACCTACGACGGCGAAATGGACTATTTCGGCCGCTACTTCGGCCTGATGATGGACGGCATGCTGGGACCGCTGTTCGAGCAGGGCCTGGACAACATCAAGACGCTGCTGGAGAAGCCGTAG
- a CDS encoding tetratricopeptide repeat protein produces the protein MPSAPAPTAATTPGKLLLAVLVVVVATALVYSAVPQLKFTSWDDPQNVFGNPYLSPLNGENFARIWSQGFLGLYAPVTYTFYALQTPLAESLAEQQIGAAPLRNPLVYHVSAVALHILSTVFVLLLLERLFHNPWGAACGALLFALHPLQVESVAWVSETKGLLAGCFGTFALWQYLCFSDHFERGRSLTWLNYALATAAILLAMLSKPSAAAIPLVAAAIDVGWLRRSPLRVALALLPWLALALWVAWVNHSLQSASIAEHPVPLWARPLLALDALAFYLFKLILPLGFCADYSHSPQAVLKESFWWATGALPLGILFWLASLSQRRAWLTAAAVFVVALLPTLGLVSFDYQRISTVADRYAYLALLGPALALAWFLSQGGAGPLVRAVIVCGLLGLGLLGYRQSLVWYNDKTLFTHTAGVNPKSFVAQAKLGNGYYNQGQYDQAVQHFRKAVEIDPSDASVHFNLAQTLRELSEFAEAIPHYRLTIEAKPKFANAYALLGDCYLRLQRFDEADFEYDRALRIDPNNALALQGKRALADVRAGLQQEQRRRQSAPASP, from the coding sequence ATGCCCAGTGCGCCTGCTCCGACTGCCGCCACGACGCCGGGCAAGCTATTGCTGGCGGTCCTCGTCGTCGTCGTGGCGACGGCGCTCGTCTACAGCGCCGTGCCGCAACTGAAGTTCACCTCCTGGGACGATCCGCAAAACGTCTTTGGCAACCCCTACCTGAGCCCGCTCAACGGTGAGAACTTCGCGCGGATCTGGAGCCAGGGATTCCTCGGCCTGTATGCGCCGGTGACGTACACGTTCTACGCGCTCCAGACACCGCTGGCCGAATCGCTGGCCGAGCAGCAGATTGGTGCCGCGCCGCTGCGGAACCCGCTGGTGTATCACGTGTCCGCGGTCGCGCTGCACATCCTCTCGACGGTGTTCGTGCTGCTGTTGCTTGAGCGGTTGTTTCACAATCCCTGGGGCGCGGCCTGCGGGGCGCTGTTGTTTGCCTTGCACCCGCTGCAGGTCGAAAGCGTCGCCTGGGTGAGCGAAACCAAGGGGCTCTTGGCCGGGTGCTTCGGCACCTTCGCACTCTGGCAGTACTTGTGCTTCAGCGACCACTTCGAACGCGGTCGGAGTCTGACCTGGTTGAACTACGCGCTGGCCACCGCGGCCATCCTGCTGGCGATGTTGTCCAAGCCGTCGGCAGCGGCGATCCCCCTGGTGGCCGCCGCGATCGACGTGGGCTGGCTGCGGCGTTCGCCCTTGCGCGTGGCCTTGGCACTGTTGCCCTGGCTGGCCCTGGCGCTATGGGTGGCCTGGGTCAATCACTCGCTGCAATCCGCGTCCATCGCCGAGCATCCGGTCCCGCTGTGGGCGCGACCCTTGTTGGCGCTGGACGCCTTGGCGTTCTACCTGTTCAAGTTGATCTTGCCGCTGGGGTTTTGCGCCGACTATTCGCACAGCCCGCAAGCGGTGCTCAAGGAATCTTTCTGGTGGGCAACCGGCGCGTTGCCGCTGGGCATCTTGTTTTGGCTCGCCTCGCTCAGCCAGCGGCGAGCCTGGCTCACGGCCGCGGCGGTGTTTGTCGTGGCGCTGCTGCCCACGCTCGGCCTGGTGAGCTTCGACTACCAGCGAATTTCGACGGTGGCCGATCGGTATGCCTACCTGGCGCTGCTGGGTCCCGCGCTGGCCCTGGCCTGGTTTCTCAGCCAGGGAGGCGCCGGTCCGTTGGTCCGGGCCGTGATCGTCTGTGGCCTGTTGGGCCTGGGCCTGCTCGGCTATCGGCAGTCGCTCGTCTGGTACAACGACAAGACGCTGTTTACGCACACGGCCGGAGTCAATCCGAAGAGTTTCGTGGCGCAGGCCAAGCTGGGGAACGGTTATTACAACCAGGGGCAATACGACCAGGCCGTCCAGCATTTTAGGAAGGCCGTCGAAATCGACCCGAGCGATGCGTCGGTCCATTTCAACCTGGCGCAGACGCTGCGCGAATTGAGCGAGTTCGCCGAGGCGATTCCGCACTATCGGCTCACGATCGAGGCCAAGCCGAAGTTCGCCAACGCTTATGCCTTGCTGGGCGATTGCTACCTGCGGCTGCAACGCTTTGACGAAGCCGATTTCGAATACGACCGCGCGCTGCGCATCGATCCCAACAATGCCCTGGCCCTGCAGGGCAAACGTGCCCTGGCCGACGTCCGTGCTGGCCTGCAGCAAGAACAGCGGCGCCGGCAATCCGCTCCGGCGAGTCCCTAG
- a CDS encoding PAS domain S-box protein, which translates to MPANANDATSPNEPERESGQRNADARFRAVLEAAVDGIVLINSTGEIISVNRAICKWFGYSTSELLGQNVQMLMPEYLRPVHEAAMQAYLAGGPPKVIGIGRETMALHRDGTEFPIEISVSEFREPQGRTFAGVVRDIRERVAARERLAEQARELAETNHHLQAQTVAAAAANRAKSEFLANMSHELRTPLTAILGFAENLLEGDQSEHDRLAAIATIRRNGEHLLQVLNDILDLSKIEAQRIELEVAPVAPLQLLFDVVSLMKVRADAKGLSLTCEIQGSLPDQVETDAMRFRQILFNLVGNAIKFTELGGVRLVVSWQPDPAPRLICDVHDTGIGLTPEQTTRVFEPFSQADNTTCRRFGGSGLGLSICRQLAELLGGGVDLVGSTPGRGSQFRAVIAAPRAGVAQHVRPTSDGALLTAEHLQGPGADGAAELAGQARVLNGIRLLLAEDGPDNQRLIAYVLRKAGAEVVLAINGQMAIEEIRLAHAAGRPFDALVLDMQMPVLDGYQTAERLRAEGYTRPIIALTAHAMSGDRERCLIAGCTDYATKPIDRQQLVASIRRHFEEARRTSEATASPAAS; encoded by the coding sequence ATGCCAGCGAACGCGAACGACGCCACATCTCCCAACGAGCCGGAGCGTGAGAGCGGCCAGCGAAATGCCGATGCCAGGTTCCGCGCCGTGCTCGAAGCGGCGGTCGACGGGATCGTGCTGATCAACAGCACCGGGGAGATCATTTCGGTCAATCGGGCCATCTGCAAGTGGTTCGGCTACTCCACCAGCGAACTGCTCGGCCAGAACGTGCAGATGCTGATGCCCGAGTATCTGCGACCGGTGCACGAGGCCGCCATGCAGGCCTATCTGGCCGGCGGGCCGCCGAAGGTGATCGGCATCGGCCGTGAGACGATGGCTCTGCATCGCGACGGCACCGAGTTTCCCATCGAGATTTCGGTGAGCGAATTCCGCGAGCCACAAGGGCGGACCTTCGCTGGCGTGGTGCGCGATATCCGCGAGCGCGTGGCGGCGCGCGAGCGCTTGGCCGAGCAGGCCCGCGAGCTGGCCGAGACCAACCACCATCTCCAAGCGCAAACCGTGGCGGCCGCCGCGGCCAATCGGGCCAAGAGCGAGTTCCTGGCCAACATGAGCCACGAGCTGCGCACCCCGTTGACGGCCATCCTCGGCTTTGCCGAAAACCTGTTGGAAGGCGATCAGAGCGAACACGATCGCCTGGCCGCGATCGCCACGATCCGCCGCAACGGCGAACACCTGCTCCAGGTGCTCAACGACATTCTCGACTTGTCGAAAATCGAGGCCCAGCGGATCGAACTCGAAGTGGCACCCGTCGCGCCGCTGCAACTGCTGTTCGACGTCGTCTCGCTGATGAAGGTCCGGGCCGACGCCAAGGGGCTGTCGCTGACCTGCGAAATCCAGGGATCGCTGCCCGACCAGGTCGAAACCGACGCCATGCGGTTCCGCCAGATCCTGTTCAACCTGGTTGGCAACGCGATCAAGTTCACCGAGTTGGGCGGCGTGCGGCTCGTCGTCTCGTGGCAGCCGGACCCGGCACCGCGCTTGATCTGCGACGTGCACGATACCGGCATCGGCCTGACGCCCGAACAAACAACCCGGGTCTTCGAACCGTTTTCTCAAGCCGATAACACCACCTGTCGGCGGTTCGGTGGCAGCGGCCTGGGCTTGTCGATCTGCCGGCAGTTGGCCGAGCTGTTGGGCGGCGGCGTCGACCTGGTTGGCAGTACACCGGGTCGAGGATCACAGTTCCGCGCCGTGATCGCCGCGCCGCGCGCGGGTGTCGCGCAGCATGTTCGCCCGACGAGCGACGGCGCGCTGTTGACGGCGGAGCATCTGCAGGGCCCCGGGGCCGACGGTGCAGCCGAACTCGCGGGCCAGGCGCGCGTGTTGAACGGCATCCGGCTGCTGCTGGCCGAAGATGGGCCCGACAATCAACGACTGATCGCCTACGTGCTGCGCAAGGCGGGCGCCGAGGTGGTGTTGGCCATCAACGGTCAAATGGCGATCGAGGAAATCCGACTGGCCCACGCCGCGGGCCGGCCGTTCGACGCACTGGTGCTCGATATGCAGATGCCCGTCCTGGACGGCTATCAGACGGCCGAGCGGCTGCGGGCCGAAGGCTATACGCGACCGATCATCGCCTTGACGGCACACGCGATGTCGGGCGATCGTGAGCGCTGCTTGATCGCCGGCTGTACGGACTATGCGACCAAGCCCATCGACCGCCAGCAGCTCGTCGCATCGATCCGGCGCCATTTCGAAGAGGCGCGCCGGACAAGCGAGGCTACGGCTTCTCCAGCAGCGTCTTGA